One window of the Lycorma delicatula isolate Av1 chromosome 3, ASM4794821v1, whole genome shotgun sequence genome contains the following:
- the p47 gene encoding NSFL1 cofactor p47, with product MGDKDALLSQFADVTGVDTERARFYLESAAWQLEVALASFYETDGDGEVADTGASSDAPEVLEDSQSQPPDVVSSSPKPKPKLKPKTNSKFATVSSLKKEGVSSDEEEGQAFYAGGSEHSGQQVIGPGKKKVDFVSEMFKSVKEHGAEVVEPAPSRAPTFSGTGYRLGQSSNDTEVVASPSDSQVGRQSNEVTLKLWREGFSVDEGPLRHYNDPANREFLDYVKRGLVPLELVQAARGGEVHLNMEDHHHEDFTPPKFKVKAFAGKGHVLGSPSPKVAGMATVINDDDRLVNEEEARQMVKVNDSIPSTTVQIRLADGSRLVASFNQTHTIADVRRYIITARPQYVHQTFALLTSFPSKELTDDSQTLVEAGILNSALLQRIK from the exons GTTGCATTGGCTAGTTTTTATGAAACAGATGGTGATGGTGAAGTTGCTGACACAGGTGCTTCATCTGATGCACCTGAAGTTTTGGAAGATTCACAGTCACAACCACCCGATGTAGTATCTTCTTCACCAAAGCCTAAACCAAAACTCAAACCAAAAACTAATTCCAA GTTTGCTACAGTATCTAGTTTGAAAAAAGAAGGGGTGAGTTCAGACGAAGAGGAAGGTCAAGCATTTTATGCTGGGGGCTCTGAACATAGTGGTCAACAAGTAATTGGCCCTGGAAAGAAAAAAGTTGACTTTGTTTCAGAAATGTTTAAATCTGTTAAAGA gcATGGTGCAGAAGTAGTTGAGCCAGCGCCTAGTCGAGCTCCCACGTTTAGTGGAACTGGGTATAGGCTAGGACAATCATCTAATGATACTGAAG TTGTAGCTTCACCTAGTGATTCTCAAGTAGGTCGTCAGAGTAATgaagttacattaaaattatggaGAGAAGGATTCAGTGTAGATGAAGGACCGTTGAGACATTATAATGATCCTGCTAATAGAGAATTTCTAGATTATGTCAAAAGAgg tctGGTGCCATTAGAGTTAGTTCAAGCAGCAAGAGGTGGTGAAGTGCATCTTAATATGGAAGATCATCATCATGAAGATTTTACTCCaccaaaatttaaagttaaagcTTTTGCTGGAAAGGGACATGTACTTggaag TCCTTCTCCAAAAGTAGCAGGTATGGCAACGGTAATTAATGATGATGATAGATTAGTGAATGAAGAAGAGGCTCGTCAAATGGTAAAGGTCAATGATTCTATACCATCTACAACTGTTCAAATCAGACTTGCTGATGGAAGTCGTCTTGTTGCCAGCTTTAATCAGACGCATACTATTGCTGACGTACGACGTTACATTATTAC CGCACGACCTCAGTATGTACATCAAACATTTGCACTTCTTACTTCATTCCCAAGCAAGGAACTAACTGATGACTCACAAACATTAGTTGAAGCTGGTATTTTGAATTCAGCtcttttacaaagaataaaataa